DNA from Nitrospina gracilis Nb-211:
CATGGAACCCTGCACGAATCCCTGCGCCGTGAGACCGACCGCCATCACGCTGAAGCCGCCGATGGTCAGCCACAGGTGCCAGCTCGCCAGCTTCGCGCTCCACAACTGCCTGCCGGTGAGGCGCGGCCAGACGTAATACATGCCGCCGACCACCCACACCACCATCGAGCCGAACACCGTCAGGTGCGAATGCGCAATGACGAAATCGTTGAAGTGCGTCAATTCCTGCATGCGGCGCAGGGCCTCGACCGATCCCTGAAAACAGCCGAACAGGTAGTACACCGCACCGAGGATGAGGAACTTGCCCGCGTAGGCGTCGGCGTCCTTGCCGCCGCACACCTGCCCCCATCGGCCACGCACCGTGCCGAAAAAATTCACGACCACCGTCCACACCGGAATGATCAACAGCATGCTGGTGACGATGGAAATGGTCTGCGTCCAGTACGGAATCGGACTGAACAGGTAATGATGCGTGCCGACGAACGGATAAAACAGCGCGAGCGACCAGAACCCGATAAGCGATAGTTTGTGACTGAACAGCGACTGCTTCGCGGCGAGAGGCAGGAAGTAGTAAATGATCGCCAGCCCGGCGGGTGTCAGCCACAACCCGACGATATAATGAATATACAGGCCGTGCATGGCGGCGCTGTCCACGCCGGTGAACGGTCCATAGGGCAGGACGACGTTGCCGAGCACGAGATTGAAGACGGTCCACACGAAGGCAGCGGTGATGTACCAGAGCGACACGTAAAAGCGCGGCTCCTTGCGCTGAAACACCGTGCCCAGCACCTGTACCGTCACCATGCCCAGCACAAAGAAGCGAAGCAGGTTGAACGGCCAGGTGAACTCCCCGGCTTCAAATCCCATGTTGTGACCCATCATCAGGGACGCCATGCCGGTGATCAGAAAGAGGTTCCACAACCACAACAGCCAGTGTCCCCATTCTTCCTTGAACAGGCGGCGGCCACAAAGGCGCGGTACGATGTAGTACATGAGCGCGATGAACAAAGTGGAGAATGCGCCGAAGACCACACCGTTCACATGCACCGGGCGCAGACGGCCGAAGGTGAACCAGGCTATGTCACTCAGAAACTCCGGATTGTGAAATTTGATCGAAACAAAAACCCCGATGAAGGGGAATATCGTGAGCCAGATCAGACCCCACCACCCCCAGGCTTTGATCAGGGGCTTGTTGACAAGTTGATCGGTATCCATAACAGGCATCCCTTTCGTTGAAAGCCGATTTTTCAACTTTTTTTATCGGGATTGAGCGAAAAGCGTCATAACACTAACCTAATTCCCGATCAGGAAACCCGTCAACGATACGCAGACCAAAGCAGGTAATCGGAGCGGGGTCAAATCAAAACCGCACCCGCCGTGAAGAAAGAAAACCTCAATGATCGCGGCCCTTTGGATGACCGCACAAAAAATACAGATCCACTTCCCCGCAATATTGACTCGGCTGCGCATCTCACTCCGAAGGACAGAATCAAACAGGTTGAAAATGTTCTGGAAAATAATAGTGGGGAGAAAACAGGGGAACGCTTCAGGAAGGTCCCGGCGTGGAATGCGGTTGCGCAGCCAGAGCCTGCTCGCGGGTGGCCATCTGCCAGGTGCGGTAGGACCCTGAAAGGTTGCGCACGCGGAACCCTTTCTGCGCGAGAAAACGGCAGGCGAAATAAGAACGTTGGCCCGTCTGGCAGAAGGCAACGATTTCCTTGTCGCGCGGCAACTCCTCCACCCGCTCCCGCAATTCCGGAAGAGGCAGGTGAAGCGATCCGGGAATGGTTCCCTCCTCCCGCTCCACCGCATCGCGCACATCCAGCAGGAGGAACCGTTTTGGATCGAGGTGGCTGACCTCGTGCCATTGCACGACGCCAATGTCATGATGCACCACGTGCTGGGCGACCATGCCTGCCAGGTTCACCGGATCCTTGGCGGCGCCAAAGGGAGGTGCGTACGCCAGTTCCAGCTCTTCCAGATCGTGCACGGTCATCCGCGCCTTGAGTGCGGTGGCCAGCACATCGATGCGCTTGTCCACCCCTTCTTTGCCCACCACCTGGGCTCCCAGCAAGGTGCCGTTACCGGGGTCAAACATCACCTTCATGGCGAGACGGTGTGCGCCGGGATAATACGTCGCATGCGCGGCGGGGTGCAGGTGCACCACGCCATAAGGCCGTTGCAGGCGTTGCAGGGTTTTCTCGCTGGCGCCGGTAGCGGCGGCGGTCATTTCAAACACGCGCACGATGGAAGTGCCCAGCACGCCTTCAAACTTCATGGAAGCGCCGAAGATATTTTCGGTGACGATGCGTCCCTGCCGGTGGGCCGGGCCGGCCAGCGGGATGAGCGTCCACTCGCCCGTGACCCAGTGCCGCACTTCAATGGCATCCCCCACCGCCCAGATATGCGGGTCGCTGGTCTGCAGGAATTCATTGACCCGGATCCCACCCAAATCGCCCACCCGGACCCCCGCTTCCTTGGCGAGATGCGTTTCCGGGCGCACACCCAGCGCGAGGATCACCAGGTCGGCGGGCAGGCGTCGCCCGCTCTTCAACACCACCACCGAAGCCTGCGCGGTTTCGTCTTCACCCGGCGTATCGAACTGTTGCACCGGTTCGTTCAGGTGCAGGCGTACTTCGTGGGAACGCAGTTCCTGTTGGAGCCACGCCGCCATTTCCAAATCCAATGGGGCCATCACCTGCGGCAGTGCTTCCACCAGGTCCACCTTCATTCCGCGGCCGCGCAACTGTTCCGCCATTTCCAGACCGATGAATCCGCCACCGACCACAACGGCGCGTTCGGCTTTACGGGTGGTGGTCCATTCGAGGATGGCTTCGACATCCGGGATGCCGCGCACGGTGAAGTGGCCCGGGCGTTCGATACCCGGTATCGGCGGTTTCAACGGGCCCGCCCCTGTGGACAGAATCAGGTGATCGTAACGCTCCCGGTAAACCTCGCCGGTCTCGCGTTGGCGCACCTCGACCTGCCTCGTGGCAGGGTCGATGGAAACCACCTCGGAGTTCACCCGCACATCGAGGTTGAAACGCCGGTGCAGGCCTTCGGGAGTTTGCACCAGCAGGCTTTCGCGGTCTTCGATCTCCTCACCTATGTAATAGGGTAGGCCGCAGTTGGCGAAGGATACGTAAGGTCCGCGTTCGAATATCAGAATTTCGGCATCTTCGGAAAGACGGCGGGCGTGCGCGGCGGCAGTCGCTCCGCCGGCCACGCCACCTACAATCACAATGCGTTGCGATGACATCCTGTTGGGCTCCCTGCTTCGTCGATTCCCTGCGGGCATTCAGCTTCCGGGCGGCAGAAGGTCTTCGAGAAAAAAAGCCGCAAGCGCGGAGCGGCTTCCCAATCCGGTTTTCTGATAGATGGCCTGCGCCTGCTGTTGTACGGTCTTCAGTTTGGTGTCGCGGAGATCGGCGATTTCCTTGAGCGAAAATCCTTTGAGGAGCAAAAAACCCACCTCCGTTTCCGCCCGGGTCAATTTCCATTCTACAAACTGCCGTTCTATTTTGGCCGAAAGTCCCTCCAGCAACTCATGCGTTTCCCTCTTCCAGCGGTCACGCTCGTCTTCAAGGGATTGCAGATTGCCGCGAAGAAATAGAATTTCCCTGTTCGCCCGGGTCAGCTTGACAAGGCCGAAAATAAACGTGACACCGCTGACGGCCAGCAGGATTCCTTCCAGGAAAAGGTGCAAACCGGAACCGCCGCGCATCCAATCGTTCACCAGGTCCGCGCTCACCAGCAAAACAAACGCACCCGAAAGCGCCAAAACCGCCAGCCACCCGCCCTTGTTGACATCCTCCATTTCCCCTACACTCCCTGCAACCTCATGAAAAACCGGTATTTTCTTATAGTCCAAAATCCGGATGGAGCTTTTCGGAAATATTCGCGATCTTAGAGCCAAACACAAGCGAAAGGAGAATATCATGTTTGATTTGCCATTACATCCGGTTGTCGTTCACTTCCCGATCGTTCTCGGAATCCTGTTGCCTTTCGTCACCTTTTTCGCCTGGTGGGGCATCCAAAAAAAAGGTTGGTCCACGCGAGTCTGGGGGGCGGTGGTGGTCATGACCCTGGCCTACACGCTGTTCGCCGCAGGTGCCGTATTTCTTGGTGAGGAGGACGAAGAACGCGTCGAAAAAGTAGTTTCGGAACGCGTCATTGAAGAACATGAAGAAGCGGGCGAGGCCATCCCCTGGATTGCCGGCGGTTTGCTGGTAATCGCCATTGCGGGCTATCGGTTTAAAAATTCTCATCGCGCGCGGCTGGGCCTGGCGATTTTGAGCCTGGCGGCCATCGTGCCCCTTGCCAACGCGGGACATACCGGTGGGGGGTTGGTTTACAAATATGGCGCGGCCAACGCCCATCTGGCTCCCGAATACCGAGTGTCCATTCCTCTGAACAAGGGGGTGCCTGTGCCCGAAGTGTTGCATAAGCAGGACCACGATGACCGCGATTAAACCATATGGAGTGGTTATTCAGGATTTATATCAAACGAGCCTGGGGCCTCAGCGCAAATCGCCCCTGCGGCAGATCCTCCCTTTTTGCTAACGAGAGTGCCTGTCGATTTCAATTAAAACATCATTAAATTCCGGAATTTCCGGGCAAAAGAATCGAATTTTTTTAAATGGAATCATAAAATAAAGACACAACACTATTCCGGATAAGGAGGCTTTCATGAAAAATTGGAAACTGACTGCGACCATGGTTCTTTCTCTCATGCTGATGGGTTTCTCCGGATGCGGCCTGTTACAGGGCAAGAAAACCGTCACTCTGGACGAAGTTTCCGAGCCGGCGCGAAGCGTCATCCAAACCCACACTTCCAGAAATGATATCGAATCCATCCATGCCAAACGCAAGGATGGTGAGCGCGTCTACAAGGTGCATTACCGGAAAGGCGGCAAGCTCGCCGAACTTCAGGTCACGGAGAAGGGCTCGGTGAAGGAATGGGAGGAAAGCGTCGAACTGGAAGAGCTTCCTGAAGCCGTGCGCGCCACCGTCACCCGCCTGACTGACCGGACGGCGATGAAGGAGCTGGTCAAGGAAATTGAAGATGGCCACCTGTTCTACGAAGTGGAGTTCATGAAGGACGATAAGGAAAACGAAGTCAAGATTGCCGAAGACGGCAGCATTCTGGAATGGGAAACGGAATGACGCCGGTTTGTTGACCCTGACCAAGGAGGTCAATCATGCCGAACAGCGTTTACAAAATCATCGAGCTGGTTGGAACGAGTGAAAAATCCTGGGAGGACGCAGCCAAAAAAGCCGTGGACACGGCCAGCGAAAGCCTGGAAGATCTTCGCGTGGCGGAGATCAAGGAACTCGATATGAAAATCGAGAATGGCAAGGTGGCCGCCTATCGGGCGAAGGTGGCGCTTTCCTTCAAGTACCACGGAAAAGGTTGACCCGGTTGTCAAACCGTTCGCCGCTCACTATCCGGGCAAACAAAGAGCCGGTCCACAATGGGACCGGCTTTTTTTCATGACTGATTGGAATCGCGTTTCAACTTGTCCTTCAGGCTTTGCGGGAGCTTGTCAGACAAGTCCTTCCATTGCGCCTTGATGCGCCTCAACAACCAGCGTGCCCACGCAAATTCCATCGCCAGGATCGCCAACCCGGCGGGAATCACCACCAGTGCCGGTCCCGGCGTGAAGATCAACACCACCCCCACCATCAACACCGTTGTGCCCACAACCAACGTGACAATCCGCCTGCCCCCGTATTGCGTCAACCGGGCCAGCGTCCGCGCTCCCTCGGCGATCGGTTGAAACATGCGGGTGCCCTCGCCCCGCTTGTCGAGATGGGACGCCACCCCGCCCAGGGCCAGGATGCCAACGATGACGCCCATAGAAACTTCGATGGGAATCGGATAATGATGCGTGAGGATCATTTTGACACCGATGAAACCGAGGATGAACATCAGGCAGATGCTGAGATAGCGGAACTGCGATACCGCCACCGCCAGCGCAAAATACATGGACCTCAGTCCGAGAATGGCGAAGATGTTCGACGTGTACACAAGGAAGGTGTCGCGGGTGATGGACAGGATGGCAGGAATGGAATCAACAGCGAACACGATATCGGAAGTTTCTACCAGGATGAGCGCGAGGAAGAGAGGCGTGGCCATCCAGCGTTCGTCCTGACGCACGAAGAACCTTTCCTCATGATGCTGCATGGTGACCGGAATCAATGCCTTCACCGCGCGTACGAACAGATTGCGGTCCGGGTTGATGCTCTCCTGTTCCGCGGCGGGCATGCGGGCGGCGGTGAAAATGAGAAGGACGCCGAATACATAAAACATCCACTGAAACTGATTGAGCAGGGTGACGCCAAACCCGATCATCACACCACGCAGAATCACGGCAAGCAAAATGCCCCAGAATAGAACGCGATGCTGATATTTGAGAGGAACGCGAAAATACTGGAAGATGAGTAAGAAGACAAAAATGTTATCCATGCTGAGCGACTTTTCCACCAGGTAGCCGGTGAAAAACTTGAGCGCCGCCTTGCGTCCGCTGTGATCCTCCATAAGCGGTATCGAACCGAAGAGCTGGTATTCATACAGGAAATAAATGAACACGTTGAATACCAGCGCCAGCCCCACCCAGAAACCGACCCACGCCAGCGCCTCCTTCATCGGCATCTCACGGCTTTTTTTGTGGATCACTCCCAGGTCCAGTGCCAGCAAGCTCAGGACCAGCACCAGGAATCCAATCCATACGGCAATCATGGAAGCCTCTCCTCTGGGTGCGCAAACGAATTCCTGCCCCTCAGTGTAACGCGCCTCCAAATTTTTTCAGATGCAAAAAAAAGAGCCGGCCCAGTGGACCGGCTCTCTATATGCCGATAACAGGTGTCACGCGTAACAACCGCACACCTGGGTCAGATTCTCTGCAGTAATTCCATGGCAACGGCCGCAACCAGCGCCACGGCAAGAATGATTCCAAATCCGCGGGCCATCATGACATGAATGTTGCCCGCGGGGAACATCTCACCGCAGTTGGAACACTTGACCGTCCAGTTTGTGATCGGCGCATTGCATTCACAGCAAGTCGTTTTGTCAACGATACCCTGCATCATGACGATTCACCTCCTTGATCGATGGATCTTGCGAATTCCGTAAGGCAGATGGTCCGCTCAATTCACCGGTTGCCAGCTTTCCAGCTTGTTCTGCGCGGTGCGTATCTGGTTTTCACTCATCAGCCGTTCCAGCTTGTCGCGCAGAAGGACCATGTCGTTGTAATCCTTGTCGGCGGGCCGTGTAGTGGACACCGCGAGATTCACCCACATATGAGCAAGCACCAGGTCCTGCGGCACGCCCTGCCCCTTGTAATACAGGTCGGCCAGCATGAACTGCGCCTGCGGCATGCCCCGGTTGGCGGCCTGCTGATACCAATAAGCGGCTTTGGCGTAATCCTGAATCACGCCCTGCGACAATTCGTACATCGCACCCAGGCGATACTGCGCCGTGGAATAGCCCTCTTCGGCGGCACGCTCAAACCATTTGAAGGCGCGGCGAAAGTCCTTGGCAACCCCGTCGCCTTCAAAATACATCTTGCCCAGGTGAAAGCGTGCCTCCGCACCGCCCTGCTTCGCGGCTTTCAAATACCAGTGACGCGCCAGCGTGCTGTTTTTTTCGACGCCCAAGCCATTGCGGTACAGATGTGCGATCTGTGTCTGTGCCCGCATATGACCTTCCTCGGCCAGGGGTTTCAGGATATCATGAGCCTTCTTATAATCATTGAAGTTCAAAAATTGAATCCCCTCCTGGTAGCGGCCTTCCATAGCGCCGGCAAACAGGAAAGAAATTATTAACAGACCAACGATCTTTAAAAAATTTTTCTCTAAACAACGCACGAGAGAAACCTCCTTTCGGTTCGTTATTCCCTCATACTTTGAAAAATAAAATCAATGAGCGGATTGTCAAACGATTCCCCGACTCTCGTTTTAATAATCAACTTCAAAATCGGTTTTACTTCTTTTCAAGGAATCAGTTAAAAACTTGAAAAAATATTTCATTGAGAATTTTTTTCGCCGCCTTCCTTCGGAATATGAGTGCTGGCGTCTATAATCTTTTTAAGCGCATTCACCGATTGAGAGGAGCGGAACCATGCCATTCAAAAAATGGTGGGAACGATTTTTTAAATGGGAGGCCCATGAAGGGGCATTGCTGTGCCTGACCGCAGTGCTGGCCATCGGGTTCGCCAATTCAGCCTTCCATCACACCTATAACGACTTCATCGAGACCCTTGTCGAAATCCGCATCGGCGACCTTGAGATTTCCAAGCCCCTCCGCATCTGGGTGAATGACGGATTGATGGCCGTGTTCTTTCTGCTGGTGGGACTGGAGATCAAGCGCGAAACATTAGGTGAAGGGCATGGCGCGCCGTCCCAATTCCTGTTTCCCGCCGTCGCCGCCGCCGGGGGCATGGCGGTACCGGGACTGCTTTACGCGTGGATCAACTGGGATCATCCGGTAGCCCTGAAAGGCTGGGCCATCCCCACCGCCACCGACATCGCCTTCGCCTTGGGAGTGCTCAGCCTGTTTGGGAACCGGGTGTCCGCCAATTTGAAGATGTTCCTGTTGTCGCTTGCGGTTCTTGACGATCTGGGGGCGATCGTCATCATCGCCCTTTTTTATACGAGCAGCCTTTCTCTCTTCAACACTCTGCTTGCCGGCGGCATGTTTCTGATTCTGGTTGCGTTCAATCGAATGGGCGTACTCCGCCTGTGGCCCTACATGATTTTCGGCTTCCTGCTCTGGCTCTTTCTGCTCAAATCCGGAGTGCACGCCACGCTGGCGGGAGTGATGATCGCGTTCACGATTCCTCAAAACATCAAACAAAAAAACCGCACCCCGCCCAGCCGCCACCTGGAACACACACTGGAACCCGGCGTGAATTACGCCATCCTGCCTCTGTTCGCGTTTGTCAACAGCGGGCTCCCCTTGAGCGGACTGGGACCAGATAGCCTGGCCGACCCTGTCACGCTGGGGATTCTCGCGGGACTGGTCGTCGGCAAACCTCTCGGCATTGTCGGGTTCACCGGAGTGGCGGCACGGATGGGATGGGTGACGCTTCCGGAAAAAGTCACCTGGCCGCAGATACTCGGCGTGTCCTTTCTCTGCGGCATCGGCTTCACCATGAGCCTGTTCATCGGTTCGCTGGCGTTCGAATTGGGAGGGCTGAATGACACCCGCAACGTGCGGCTGGGCATTCTGACCGGATCACTGATTGCCGGTTTGCTTGGCGTCGCGCTGTTACACGGTGCCCTGAGGCAGAAGGGCAAGGCGGATTCCGGCTTGCTCGAGCAGTTGAAAAAATCCGAATGAAGCGAGGCGTCAGTTCTTCATGTCCTGCATCATGATCTGCGTCATGCCATCGGCGGGCACCGGCGGGGAATAATAGTACCCCTGGTATTTGTCGCATCCCATGTCGCGCAGGATGTCGAACTGTTCCTGCGTCTCCACGCCTTCGGCGATGGTTTCGATGTCGAGCGACTTGGCCATGGTGACGATGGCCTGCACGATCGCCTTGTTGGTCGGGTTGATGACTTCATTGATGAACGACTGGTCGATTTTGAGCACGCCCGGCGTGATGGTTTTGATGTAGCTGAGGGAGGAATACCCCGTTCCAAAATCGTCGATGGACACCGTCACCCCCATGTCGCGGAACTCGTTGAGAACCTTCATCCCCTTCTCCGGGTTCTTCAGGAACGTGCTTTCGGTGAGTTCCACCTCCAACGCGTGCGACTTCATGTCCAGCTCCTCAAGAGTGCGCGAAATATTCTGAGCCAGACCTTCCTGCTGGAACTGACAGGCCGAAAGGTTCACCGCAATGCGCGGATTGCCCAACCCCATCATCTGCCACTTCTTGTTCTGCGAACAGGCCTGCGACAGCACCCACTCGCCGATATCGAGGATCAGCCCCGTCTCCTCCGCCAGCGGGATGAACGTCGAGGGCGGCACCCAGCCCAGTTGCGGATGCCGCCAGCGGATCAGCGCCTCGGTGCTGGTCAGGCGGCCGCTCTGGAAATCGATCTGCGGCTGGTAAAATACTTCGAATTCCTTCTGCTTGAGACCGCGGCGGATGGCCCCCGCCAGTTCCATCCTCGAGCTGGCTTTTTCTTCCATGCGCGGATCGAAAAAGAAATACGTGTTCTTGCCCGACCGCTTGGCCTGCGACATGGCGATCTCCGCATTCTTGATGAGGCTGGGTGCGGTCACCCCATCGTGCGGGTAGAGGGCGATGCCGATCGAACCGGTGACCAGGATTTCCTTGTCCATGCAGGGAAACGGTTTGCGGAACGCGGACAGCAACTGCTGTCCCAGATACATGGCATCGCCTTTCTCAATCTGCGGCACAATCAAACCGAAACGGTCACCGTGCAAACGCGCCAGAGAATTGTCTTCCGGCAACGCGTTGCTGATGCGGTGCGACACCTGCGTCAGCACCCGGTTGCTCATCTCTTCGCCGTACGTGTCGTTGATGGACCGGAAGCCGTCCAGGTCCACCAGCATCAGCGCCAGCAGTTCCCGGTGCCGCTGGGAATGTGCCAGCGCCTGGATCAACCGGTCGCAGAACAACTCGCGGTTAGGCAGTCCGGTGAGGGAATCATAATAGGCGAGGTGCTTGATGGTCTCTTCCGCCTTTTTCTTCTCCGACAGATCCTGAATCATGAACACCAAACCTGGCTCCTCCCCCTTTTCCAGCCGTGTCATCTTCAAACTCAATGGAACCAGGGAACCGTTGCGGCCGATGCCGCGAATCTCGCAGGCGCCTTTTTGCAAAAGTACAGGTTCCGGGTCTTCGTCTGCGTAGCCAAACTGCATATCCCAGAAATCCATCGAAGGCGTTGCGAACAGGGACCGGATATTGCGCCCGGCCAGCTCCGATGAAGAAAAATCCAACAACTGCTGAACCGCGAAATTGGTCCACAAAATAAACCCCCTGAGGTCGGTCAAAATCACGCCTTCCACCAGACTTTCCATGATGGCGACTATTTGTGGAATTTGCGCAAAACCGTGGGGGAACGTCATGCGATTTCCCTTTAAGGGTTCATAAATGAGAATCTGGCTGTTTCTATTTGAATTATTGTGACTTGGAACCAAGAGCATAGGAGCAACCTTCTTAACGGTTTGAATTTTTAATTATTTAGAAAAATTATGCATATAGGTTAACAGATAATGATAATCACTTTCAATATAAAGGTCTGATATTTTTGTTTGAAAGTTCATTGCTGTGCCTAATTGGTAAGGAATTGCAGGAGGGTGTGGGCCACTCCGGTCAGGCTTTCCCCGGCCACCAGCCCGGCGGCCAGCACCACCAGAAACCGCCGGTGCCATTCGGGAACCCGCTGAGCGAGAACCCACGCAAGCAGGCCGCCCAGAAACAGGGAAAGGGAAATCCACGCGGGAATGATGAAGGCCAGGCCCAGACTGGCCGCACTGGGCAACCACCGGGCCCGGGCCGCCGGCAAAAACCGTTCGAGCAGGGCGAAGAACAAACCCACCGCCCCGGCTACGGCCATGGCCGGGACCGAGCCCGCGGGCAGGGCGCCCAGCCCCTGCTGAAACACCTCCGCCACCGCCTTCCACGTGGCCACCGCCGGCGCGGGCCATTCGGCAGTGAGCAACATGGCCTGCGGATCGGGAATGAGAAACAGGTACGCGGCGGTTCCCGCCAGCGACCCGGTCAGAATGCCGAACACCTGCGCGATGCTCTGCAGTCGCGGCGAAGCATGGATCAGCAGCCCCGTTTTCAAATCGTGCAGAAGGTCGGAGCACTGACCCGCCGCACCGCCGGTGACGTTGGCCGACATCAGGTTGGTGGTGGCATTGGCGGGGGACAGCACACCGAAAGTCAACTGCGTCACCTTGCCCAGCGCGCCGATGGGCGGGATGCCCGTCTCGCCGCTCACCCGGGCCGACACGATCGCCAGAAAAAACGTCAGCACCACCGCCACCACCGCCATCAGCCAGGTGATGTCGAATAACACAACCTGCGCGACGACCACGAGCACCATGGCGAGCACCAGCCCGATGCGGAACCCGCGCCAGGTCTCGCCTGTGGCCATGTCCGCGATTTCCGCTGCCGCCTGCTTCTCCTTCCGGTTACGCAGAGCCCGAACCGAAGCGATGGTAAAGGAAGCCAGCGACGCCGTCACCATGAGTGTCACGCCGGGCCACAACAGCCACGGCACCATGTCGGCGAACCAGAAGGCATCGGCATCACGCGCCCCCGCCTGTGCCCAGCCGCGGGCCAGCGCCCACGGTCCCAGCACCCCCCATGCCAGCACCGCACCCAGCAGAAGAGACACGCCGACGCGCACGCCGACGATCGCCCCGAACCCGATCATCAGCAGGGAAGGATCGAGCACGAAACCGAGATTTTTCAATGTGACCTGCTGGTAGCCTGCCGCCTTCAATGCGCCCGAAGCGCTCCAGCCGAACGAGGCGGGCAACCCGGCGCGCCCGACCAGGGTGGTGGTCGCCTCCAGCGCCTTCACCCCGGCGGCCACGACGGCGCTTGCGGTCAGCATTTTAAGACGCAGTGTCGCTTCTTTTCCGTGCGCGTAGATGTCGCGCAAAACCTCCGCCGTCGCCACGCCCGCGGGAAAGGCGAGCTTTTCCGCAATCAGCATCTGCCGCCGGAGGCCCACCGCCATCACCAGACCCAGCGCGCTGATGACAAAGGTCCACACCGCGAGCACACCCCACGCCAGCCGCTCGCCGGTCAACAGCGCCAGCGCCGGGATGGGCGCGACCAGCCCGGCGGACACGATCGACGCCCCCGCCGAGGCGGCGGTCTGGTTGATGTTATTTTCGTAAATGCCCC
Protein-coding regions in this window:
- a CDS encoding FAD-dependent oxidoreductase, with translation MSSQRIVIVGGVAGGATAAAHARRLSEDAEILIFERGPYVSFANCGLPYYIGEEIEDRESLLVQTPEGLHRRFNLDVRVNSEVVSIDPATRQVEVRQRETGEVYRERYDHLILSTGAGPLKPPIPGIERPGHFTVRGIPDVEAILEWTTTRKAERAVVVGGGFIGLEMAEQLRGRGMKVDLVEALPQVMAPLDLEMAAWLQQELRSHEVRLHLNEPVQQFDTPGEDETAQASVVVLKSGRRLPADLVILALGVRPETHLAKEAGVRVGDLGGIRVNEFLQTSDPHIWAVGDAIEVRHWVTGEWTLIPLAGPAHRQGRIVTENIFGASMKFEGVLGTSIVRVFEMTAAATGASEKTLQRLQRPYGVVHLHPAAHATYYPGAHRLAMKVMFDPGNGTLLGAQVVGKEGVDKRIDVLATALKARMTVHDLEELELAYAPPFGAAKDPVNLAGMVAQHVVHHDIGVVQWHEVSHLDPKRFLLLDVRDAVEREEGTIPGSLHLPLPELRERVEELPRDKEIVAFCQTGQRSYFACRFLAQKGFRVRNLSGSYRTWQMATREQALAAQPHSTPGPS
- a CDS encoding helix-turn-helix transcriptional regulator; this translates as MEDVNKGGWLAVLALSGAFVLLVSADLVNDWMRGGSGLHLFLEGILLAVSGVTFIFGLVKLTRANREILFLRGNLQSLEDERDRWKRETHELLEGLSAKIERQFVEWKLTRAETEVGFLLLKGFSLKEIADLRDTKLKTVQQQAQAIYQKTGLGSRSALAAFFLEDLLPPGS
- a CDS encoding DUF2231 domain-containing protein, producing the protein MFDLPLHPVVVHFPIVLGILLPFVTFFAWWGIQKKGWSTRVWGAVVVMTLAYTLFAAGAVFLGEEDEERVEKVVSERVIEEHEEAGEAIPWIAGGLLVIAIAGYRFKNSHRARLGLAILSLAAIVPLANAGHTGGGLVYKYGAANAHLAPEYRVSIPLNKGVPVPEVLHKQDHDDRD
- a CDS encoding PepSY domain-containing protein → MKNWKLTATMVLSLMLMGFSGCGLLQGKKTVTLDEVSEPARSVIQTHTSRNDIESIHAKRKDGERVYKVHYRKGGKLAELQVTEKGSVKEWEESVELEELPEAVRATVTRLTDRTAMKELVKEIEDGHLFYEVEFMKDDKENEVKIAEDGSILEWETE
- a CDS encoding dodecin family protein; amino-acid sequence: MPNSVYKIIELVGTSEKSWEDAAKKAVDTASESLEDLRVAEIKELDMKIENGKVAAYRAKVALSFKYHGKG
- a CDS encoding TerC/Alx family metal homeostasis membrane protein, whose translation is MIAVWIGFLVLVLSLLALDLGVIHKKSREMPMKEALAWVGFWVGLALVFNVFIYFLYEYQLFGSIPLMEDHSGRKAALKFFTGYLVEKSLSMDNIFVFLLIFQYFRVPLKYQHRVLFWGILLAVILRGVMIGFGVTLLNQFQWMFYVFGVLLIFTAARMPAAEQESINPDRNLFVRAVKALIPVTMQHHEERFFVRQDERWMATPLFLALILVETSDIVFAVDSIPAILSITRDTFLVYTSNIFAILGLRSMYFALAVAVSQFRYLSICLMFILGFIGVKMILTHHYPIPIEVSMGVIVGILALGGVASHLDKRGEGTRMFQPIAEGARTLARLTQYGGRRIVTLVVGTTVLMVGVVLIFTPGPALVVIPAGLAILAMEFAWARWLLRRIKAQWKDLSDKLPQSLKDKLKRDSNQS
- a CDS encoding tetratricopeptide repeat protein translates to MRAQTQIAHLYRNGLGVEKNSTLARHWYLKAAKQGGAEARFHLGKMYFEGDGVAKDFRRAFKWFERAAEEGYSTAQYRLGAMYELSQGVIQDYAKAAYWYQQAANRGMPQAQFMLADLYYKGQGVPQDLVLAHMWVNLAVSTTRPADKDYNDMVLLRDKLERLMSENQIRTAQNKLESWQPVN
- the nhaA gene encoding Na+/H+ antiporter NhaA; translated protein: MPFKKWWERFFKWEAHEGALLCLTAVLAIGFANSAFHHTYNDFIETLVEIRIGDLEISKPLRIWVNDGLMAVFFLLVGLEIKRETLGEGHGAPSQFLFPAVAAAGGMAVPGLLYAWINWDHPVALKGWAIPTATDIAFALGVLSLFGNRVSANLKMFLLSLAVLDDLGAIVIIALFYTSSLSLFNTLLAGGMFLILVAFNRMGVLRLWPYMIFGFLLWLFLLKSGVHATLAGVMIAFTIPQNIKQKNRTPPSRHLEHTLEPGVNYAILPLFAFVNSGLPLSGLGPDSLADPVTLGILAGLVVGKPLGIVGFTGVAARMGWVTLPEKVTWPQILGVSFLCGIGFTMSLFIGSLAFELGGLNDTRNVRLGILTGSLIAGLLGVALLHGALRQKGKADSGLLEQLKKSE